The genomic interval TTGGTCGAGCGGATCAGTAGCTTTCCCTGGCAGGGAACGATCGCGGCGCGGAACAACTCGTCCCCTTCGGATGTCAGTTTGCTCTTGGCAACCGTCTTGATCGAGTCGCCCGCTTCGACGACCACGGTTTCGCCGGCGTCGTTCTGGAAGTAGGCGTGCCCTTCGGCCACCAGCGGTGTCGACGAATAGTTCGCCGCCAGGCGTTCCTTCCACAGTTCCTGCCCTGTTTGGCAGTCGTAGCAAAACAGGATGCCTGGCATGCTGATGGCCAGCATGTAGTTGCCGATCACAACGGGGGAAGGCAGGTCGCGGCCGCCGCGGCGCGGCGTGTGCCAGACGCGATGCGTTTCAGTTACATTGCCGTCGCCGCCGGGACGGACGGAATAGACGTCCCCGGCCAGGCCATTCACGACGTACAAATTGCCGTGCGCAAAGGCCGGCACCGGCTCGCCGCGGCCAGCAAACCCTTTGCAGAACCACAGTTCACGGCCCGTGGCGGGATCGTAACCGCGGACCCCCTTCTCGCCATTGAGCACGAGCTCGTCGCGCCCAGCCGTGTGAATCAACAGGGGTGTGCTCCAGCCGCGCACCGCTTCGCGCGGCGTGTTCCAAATGGTTTCGCCAGTGCGCGAATCGAAGGCCGCGATCGATGACTCTTTCGACTCGCTGTCACAGTTCTGTATGACTGTGTCGCCGTAAAACACGGGGCTAGCGGCCGTGCCCCAGGGGCCGTCGAACTGTCCCAAGTCGCGCGACCAGAGATGCTTTCCATCGAGCGAATAGCCGTGCAGGCCGCCGCGGCCGAAAAAGGCGATAACCACTTTGCCATTCGTGGCGCACGTGGCCGAGGCCCAGCCATTCATGCGGTGCGTTTCTTCCGGCTCGCCGGTCCAGGCCGTCTGCTCCCAAAGGATCTGGCCATCACGCCGATCAAGCGCCATGACGACCCGGCGATGTCCGTCCTCGGGCGCGGTGGTGAGAAAAATCTGGTCGCCCCAGATGGCCGGGCTCGACTGCCCCTCGCCTACGAGGGGCGTCTTCCAGATGATGTCGTCATCGCTCCAATTCAGGGGCAGTCCGGTTTCGGAAGTGTGATGGGTGCCTGTGGGACCGCCCCAGCCGGGCCAATTTGTTTCGCCGAATGCGGTCCGAACGCTGCCGAACATGACAATCGCGGTGATCAACCAGAGGGCGATCCGGCATGCACTTGCCTGGCCCCGCAGATCGGGACAAGCAGCCAACAGGGAGTTCGAGCTGCGAAGCATTCTCGATCGCATGCGAGAGTCTCCAAGAACGAAGGGGCGGCGGGTCAATTCCGTGGCGGGCGTGGGATGAAATTGCCGTTTGCGAGTTTCGCGACACGCTGCCGGGCGGGTTAAATTTCGCGGCGGGATAATACGGGGAAGCGGTGCGGCTGATTCTACCACGCACCTGGGCAGCATGCCTGCTAGCGGCGACGGCATTAAGCATTTGTAGTCATTGAGCTCCATCGGCACGGAAGGCAGCGCAGGCGACCTGGAATCGACCCTGCCTTAGAGCACTTGATTCGAACGTGACCGGCGTCTCGCTCATTTTTCTTGGCGCGATGTGATTTCCCACCTAGGATCGGACCGGGCGGCGATGGCATGCCGCCGATCCTTGACGACTGCGAGAAGGAAGCTGAGATGGCCAGGCGAGGCATTTGTTTCACGGGGGCCGCGAAACATTACTCTGCGATTGTCGAATTATGCCCTGGGCTCGTGAAAACCAATCGGCTTCGCGTCGTCCTTTGCCCCGTCGAGTAGCGCTACGTAAACTGTGCGTCGAACCGCTCGAGAGTCGACGTCTGCTCGCGGTCTTCAACGTGACGCCGGGCGTCGCCGATGGCGCGGCCGGCAGTCTTCGCGCGGCGCTTGTGCAGGCTGACGCCAACGCCGATACCTCGAACACGATCAACCTGGCGGCCGGCACCTACGCGCTCACCGACAGCGCGGACGGCAACCTGCTGATTCAAAACGCCGGGTCGGCGACGAAAACGTTTATCCTGGCCGGGGCCGGGCAATCGACCACGATCATCAGCGGTGGCGATTCGTGGAATGATCGCATCTTGCAGATTATCAGTGCGCCAACGGCGGGCGTCGCCGTGACGCTCAAGAATCTGACGGTCCAAGGAGGGAATGCCTTTACCGCAGGCGCCGTGGCCGGCACGGCGGCGCTGGGGGGCGGGCTACTCGTTGATGGCGGACAGGTCACCCTTAGCCATGTCAGCCTGAATAGCAATCACGCCTGGGGTACGACCGGCGCGGTGGGGGGCGCAGGCGGGATTGGCGCGGTAGGGAATGTCGGCGGTGCCGGAGGACGCGCCAGCGGCGGCGCGCTCTATCTCGCGGCAGGATCGTTGAGCATCCTGCACAGCAGCTTTAACAACAACTATGCCTTCGGCGGCGTCGGAGGTGTCGGCGGCGCTGGAGGCAACGCGGCAAATACCTCGTCGCCTCACGGAGCGCATGGCGCCACGGGCGGCGCCGGTGCAGCAGGTACTACTCCCGCCACGCCCGGCGCTAAAGGGGGCGCAGGAGGCGTCGGCGGCGCGGGGCACGTCGGCGGCAACGGCTCGAATGCCAATGCCCATGCGGGGCGCGGCGGCAACGGTGGCCAAGGGGGCGATGGTTCCGGGGGCGCGATCTATGTTGCCGCCGGACAGCTCACGTTGAGTGATACAACGCTTTTGAGCAACTCAGCCTACGGTGGAACCGGCGGGGCCGCAGGCGTGGGGGGCGCCGGGCGCGCGCTCATCGGTGGCTTCGGCGGCACTGGTGGCGCGGGAGGTATCGGCGGCGTCGGCGGACGCGGTGGACCAGCAATCGGCGGCGGCGTCGCACTGCACGGCGGCGGTGGCGGCGGAGACGGCGGCGCTGGCGGCGCGGGAGCGAACGGTGCTATCGGCGGCAATGGAGCCGTGGGCGCCGATGGTGGAGTCGGAGGCGCTGGGGGCAATGGATACGGCGGAGCCCTGTTCGTGGCGTCGGGCACCGTCGTTGCGCAGACCGCGACGTTGACCACGAATCAAGCGGTCGGTGGCGCCGGCGGCCGGGGCGGGGATGCCGGTCGCGGCGGCAACGGCGGTGATGGCGGCGCCGGAGGCAATGGTGGCCGGGGCGGTTCTGGCGGTCGTGGCGGCGGAGATCTCGGTACGAATGTCGGGAGCGGTGGACTAGGGCACGCCGGCGCAGCCGCAGGGCTTGGTGCCGCCGCAGGCATCGGAGGCAAGGGCGGTGTCGGCGGTGCAGGAGGCAATGGCGGCACCGGCGCTGGTGCGGGTGTGTATCTGTCGGCTGGATCGCTCTCCGTCTCGAGTTCGACTGTCAGTTCGAATGCTGCTTATGGCGGCAACGCCGGTGTCGGGGGCAATGGCGGAACCGGCGGTGCAGGAGGGAGTGGCGGAATCGGTGGAGATGGCGGCGGAGGCGGGCGTGGTGGCGCGGGCGCAAATAATGCCGTCGGCGTTGTGGGCGGCGTTGGAGGCAAAGGCGGCGCTGGTGCGGTGGGCGCTAACGGCGCGGCAGGCGCGCGTGGCGGCAACGCCGGAGTTGGTGGCGTTGGCGGGAACGGCGGTGACGCGTTCGGCGGTGGCATATCACTCAATGGAGGTAGCGCGACGCTGACGGCCGTATTGATGTCGAGCAATGCCGCGTACGGCGCGACCGGCTCGCCCGGCGGCGAAGGAGGCT from Pirellulales bacterium carries:
- a CDS encoding PQQ-binding-like beta-propeller repeat protein, giving the protein MRSRMLRSSNSLLAACPDLRGQASACRIALWLITAIVMFGSVRTAFGETNWPGWGGPTGTHHTSETGLPLNWSDDDIIWKTPLVGEGQSSPAIWGDQIFLTTAPEDGHRRVVMALDRRDGQILWEQTAWTGEPEETHRMNGWASATCATNGKVVIAFFGRGGLHGYSLDGKHLWSRDLGQFDGPWGTAASPVFYGDTVIQNCDSESKESSIAAFDSRTGETIWNTPREAVRGWSTPLLIHTAGRDELVLNGEKGVRGYDPATGRELWFCKGFAGRGEPVPAFAHGNLYVVNGLAGDVYSVRPGGDGNVTETHRVWHTPRRGGRDLPSPVVIGNYMLAISMPGILFCYDCQTGQELWKERLAANYSSTPLVAEGHAYFQNDAGETVVVEAGDSIKTVAKSKLTSEGDELFRAAIVPCQGKLLIRSTKALYCVGGKTAEGAE
- a CDS encoding dockerin type I domain-containing protein, encoding MPRRVALRKLCVEPLESRRLLAVFNVTPGVADGAAGSLRAALVQADANADTSNTINLAAGTYALTDSADGNLLIQNAGSATKTFILAGAGQSTTIISGGDSWNDRILQIISAPTAGVAVTLKNLTVQGGNAFTAGAVAGTAALGGGLLVDGGQVTLSHVSLNSNHAWGTTGAVGGAGGIGAVGNVGGAGGRASGGALYLAAGSLSILHSSFNNNYAFGGVGGVGGAGGNAANTSSPHGAHGATGGAGAAGTTPATPGAKGGAGGVGGAGHVGGNGSNANAHAGRGGNGGQGGDGSGGAIYVAAGQLTLSDTTLLSNSAYGGTGGAAGVGGAGRALIGGFGGTGGAGGIGGVGGRGGPAIGGGVALHGGGGGGDGGAGGAGANGAIGGNGAVGADGGVGGAGGNGYGGALFVASGTVVAQTATLTTNQAVGGAGGRGGDAGRGGNGGDGGAGGNGGRGGSGGRGGGDLGTNVGSGGLGHAGAAAGLGAAAGIGGKGGVGGAGGNGGTGAGAGVYLSAGSLSVSSSTVSSNAAYGGNAGVGGNGGTGGAGGSGGIGGDGGGGGRGGAGANNAVGVVGGVGGKGGAGAVGANGAAGARGGNAGVGGVGGNGGDAFGGGISLNGGSATLTAVLMSSNAAYGATGSPGGEGGFGGGGGAGGQGGQGGAGGDGGSAGANAQLQLLPTGGDAGAGGKGGNGGAGGAGGNGGVGGNGGGGGDAEGGSLFLNGASLRLGAGTTYPGTVLAGGGASGGNVGLAGAGGLGGSAGPGGAGGHGGAGLTHVGANGAGGASGGAGVAGGNGTSGGFGQFGPIGVAKGSGIYVASGTVTTAMPATHTAVVVQPPTSVAVVTPFSIEVDALDANGDVDPTYNGLITVSLGNNPGGGALAGTLALTAVHGVATFTNLELFKPGTGYALHVAGAGLTTTTSSVFNVTGATNIPPKVIQVVVGGTGWTSSYRNALVLAGQGSGVGYNMPSGPAELNTLPWSGINQIQIAFSEGVTVTQASLTLTGLGGTYATSGFSYNASTFTATWTLAQPIGADKLNLVLHSTGASAVKDAAGNALDGEWTSGTSTYPSGNGTAGGDFNFAFRTLPGDANRDGIINGQDLALVSSGWLSSSLTGDVNADGIINGQDLALVSSQWLATLPAGGSQATAMALTTQTNSVIVSAAVPPAFLLGPRASMVGATSVDFDRVATSISTVAAFGNTTANEVRNERLHKGFNNATNWLSALTPPNAPGIGRKSVIDFGSLGELESRWIDEPLVAQLASARPYGRR